The DNA window TGGGTCTGTAGCTCGGGCAGGCGATGCAGGTACACCGCCCCCAGCAGTAGAAACATCAGCGCCACCTCAGACGCGCGGGGTCGGTGCGTCGTCCACAGCTCAATGCCGGGGGGCCGCAGGTTTAGCTCGACCGAGCGGTGGGGGCAGGCCTTGAGGCAGGTCATGCAGAGCACGCAGTCGCGGTTGTCTTCGAGCTGGGCCGGGTGCGAGTAGAGGGGGCAGCCGTTGGTCTCCTGGCCTTCGCCTTTTTTGGGGCCGCCCTTGTAGCACTGGTAGGTGGTGCACTCCGCTGAGCAGGTGCCTTGCTGTGCCCGCAGTTCGGTCATCGAGAGCTTGGCGAACATGCCGTTCATGCCGCCGATGGGGCAGAGGTAGCGGCACCAAAATCGCCGCTCAAACAGGGCCGAAAAGATCATTGCCCCAGCGGTAATCAGCAGTAGCAGGCAGGCGGAGAGGTAGGCCGCATCCTCCAGGTGCCACACCTCTTCCCACACCAAAATCAGGGTGAACAGGCTAAAGAGAAACCAGCCACCCCAGTGCTCGGCCGCCTCGCGGGGCCAGCGTTTGAGCCTGCCGGGGAACAGCTTTTGCGAGATCCACTGGGTGACTTCGCCGTAGATCATAAAGGGGCACACGGCGCACCACAGCCGCCCCACAAAGGGGAAACTCAGCAGCACCAGGGGCCACCACCAGGCCCAAAACACGGTTAAGGCTACATTCTCGTGGCGCTGCTGAGGGCCAAACCAGAGCACGGCGATGACGACGGCGAACAAGGTAAGGGTAATGCCGTAGTTGATGCGATCGGGCCACCAAGGGCTGCGCAAGAACCGTCGCAGATCGGGGTAGCGATTGAGCAGGTTGAGCCGCAGCTGTTTCTTTTTGCTCTGGGCGGGCCAGATAATTTCTTCGGTAATCAGGCCACCGCCCGAGAGCTGAGCCGCCGCCCGCTCCACCAGATTCCCTAGCTCGCGCAGATTGTCGGGAAAGTCGTAGGACTGAAGGCGGCGGACGGCCTCCGGGGTGAGCGTCAGCCGTCCGGTGCTGCGCCGACGGCTGATCAGTGAGAGGTAGTAGTTGACCCAGTCTTCGATGTCGGCTTTGCGCACCCGCAGGGGAGGCACCTTGATGGTCTCGCCGACCACATCGTCCAAAACTGGCACGGCTTGTTCCGCCAGCAAAATAATGCGGGCTTCGGCGGTGACCGGTGGAACAATTTCGCCATCGCGGCTGACGGGGCGATATTGGCCAGTCTCTATTAGCTCGGCGATCGCCTCCGCTAGCTCAGCCCCTAGTTCTCTGGGGTTGTTGAGCACCAGGGTGCCTGGGCCCAGAGCCGCCAATAGCCCCATGCGCCCCCCCGCCCGGCCAAACAGATCGGCCCCGTTGGCCTGGAGCTGGCCGCAGTTGACCTTGATAATTGGCAGCTGCCGCTGCTTAGAGCCAAAGTGAATCAGCGCCGCCAGATTGTCTTTCTCTAGCCCCGGCTCGCCAAAAATCAGCACCGATTTGCGATCGCCCGCGGCTTCTCGTAGCTGAGCCCGCAGCCGAGTGGCATAGCGGCTGCGGCCAATCACCCCCCGCCGAGCCTTGGCCACCAGGTAGGGGCGTAGGATGGCCTGGCGCTCTTGCTCTAGCTCGGCCTCAGACGACAGCCGCTTGACTACGTCTACCAGCTGCCGGGTAAAGGTTTGCAAAATATCGGGGTACTGCTGCACCAGGGCCTGGAACGGGTCGCGATCGATGAACCAGAGGGTGCTGTCGCAGAGGGTTTGAATGGTTTGCTCAACCGGTTGATCGAGCAGCAGAGGCTCCAGATTCAACACTGCGCCGGGCAAGAAGCTGGCCCCGCCAAGGGTAGCCTCGGTGCCGAGCTTGCCCTCCCAGAGAATGTAGAGACCCTGGGGAGGTTGGCCGGCCTCAACGACGGTTTCCCCGGCGGCCACGGTCAAGGTTTGAATGGCTTGAGCTAAGGGCTCTAGAGTAGGCTCGGGCAGCACGCTGAGGGGGGTGCGCTCCTGTAAAAAGATCACCCGGTCGGATACAGTCATGGCAGTTCACCCACGCTCTACACGGTGTAGCCCCATGATGATGGCAAATGACCTCTGGGTGCCTCTGGCATTACTCAGCTTAATCATTGCGGCGGCGATCGCCTTTAGCCGCGCCAAGTAGGGTTATGTCCATCGCCCTATGTGACACACCCCACAAGAGCGAAACCATTTCAGACGGAACGGCTACCGCCTTGGAAGAAGTATCTCTACGGCGATCGCGCTAGCTTTTTAACACCAATTTAGTGCAGAAGAACGTGATGTTCTTGCAAACAAAACTTCGTTCAGCATCAGCCCTGGATTAGCGGTTCAATGTTGCACAACCACGGGTGTTCCCAGATCGGCCCAGTTGTACAACCACTGGGCATGGTCAACCGCAACATTCACGCAGCCATGGCTCACGGGCGTACCAAAATTGTGGTGCCAGTAAGCTCCATGAATTGCGTAGCCCCGGTAAAAATACATTGTCCACGGTACATCGGGCACGTCATAATCTGCACCCCGCATTCTGGTCGTTCGATGCATCGACTGAACCTCAAACACCCCCGTTACCGTTGGCGTTGAGCGTTTCCCCGTCGAGACAACGACCGCATAGACCGGAGTGCCTCCCTCCCAAGCGGTCAACCGCTGGCTCGATAGATCAATTTGAAACCAGCGTTCGTTCGACTGGCGAAAACTTGCCACCCGCGCGGCTATTTCTTCATTTGTGAGGGCCATGACCGGCTCTGTGCCTGGAGCCAAAAATAACCCCGCACCGCTAACTATTAAACTCAAAAAAGCACCTGCTCCGAAGCGTTTGAGCCAATGCCGCTGAGAGGCTAACATCACTTCACCTCAACTGTCTAGATAACTATTACTTCAACCCCTTCAGCCAAAATCCTGGAGATGGTAATGATTCTTTAGGCTGCACCATATTTATACAGCCAAGTTTGACGAGCCCCTAAATTTTCTCTGCCAAAAACTCCACTAGCCGAGTCACCTTCGCTGATAGGTGGCGATTCACTGGATACAGCGCGTAGATGTTGATTGGTGGAGGCGGATAGTCAGCAAGAATAGGTCGCAAGCGTTCTACCTTCAAATCCTCTTCCACGATGAAATCGGGCAGCATGACGATGCCTAAGCCTTCCAGAGCAGCGGCTCGCAGCACCTCGCCGTTGTTGCAGCACAGCGGCCCACTGATCGTGACCGTATGCGGCTCATCCCCTACCAGGGTCCAGCTGTTGTCTTGGGCGCGGTGGCCGTAGTGTAGACAGTCGTGCTGTTTGAGATCGTCTGGATGAGCCGGGATGCCGCGTTGCTGTAGATAGTCGGGGGCCGCGCACACCACCAGCGGGCAGGGGGCCAGCATATGAGCGATCAACCCAGGGCCGGGCGGCTGGGCGGCAATGCGAATGGTGATGTCAAAGCCTTCTTCAATCGGGTCGATGCGGCGATCGTTGAGCACCAGCTCTATGTAGAGGTCGGGGTACTGAGCCATAAACTTTACCACCAGTGGGGCGAGGTGTAGGGTGCCAAAGGTCATCGGTGCGTTGATGCGCAGGCTGCCGCGCGGCTCTTGGTGCAGACGAGTTAGGGCCAGTTCGGCTTCTTCGAGGTCGGTGAGGATGGCAAGGCAGCGATCGTAATAGGCGCGGCCAGCATCGGTGGGGGAGACCTTGCGGGTGGTGCGCTGCAAAAGCTGGGTTTGCAGGTGCTCTTCTAGATTGATCACCAGCTTGTTGACCTGCGATCGCGACAGGTCCATCTTGCGAGCAGCGGCAGCGAAACCGCCTGCTTCAACAACTTGGGTAAAAGCGCGCATGCTTTCAAGTTTGTCCATTTTGGGAGAAGGAGGGGAATAGGGGAAGTAGGCTTTGACTAGAGCGTGGCCGCCAATCATTGTCCTTATTTGGGCGACAATGCGTCTTTAATATTGGGTATTGTCCTTTAATTGGATTCAGTATATCTTTAATTTATTCGGATGTTTCCAATCCATTGACGCTAATAGGAGGTGTCTCTAATGATTAAGGTTCGTCCTGCTAATGAACGTGGTGCCGCCAATTTTGGCTGGCTTGATTCTCACCACACCTTTTCCTTCGGCAACTACTACGACCCTAAGCACATGGGCTTTGCCAGCCTGCGGGTGATCAACGAAGACAAGGTGACACCGAGCCAGGGCTTTGGCACCCATGGCCACCGTGACATGGAAATCATTACCTACGTGCTCGATGGCGCACTGGAGCATAAAGACAGCCTTGGCACTGGCTCCGTCATTCGCCCTGGGGATGTGCAGCGGATGTCGGCGGGCACGGGCATTCGCCACAGCGAGTTCAACGCTTCAGACACTAACCCGGTGCACTTCCTGCAAATCTGGATCTTGCCTGAGACTGAGGGCATTGACCCTGGCTACGAGCAAATCTCAATCGCACCCGCAGCCAAGCAAGGTCAGTTGCGCCTAGTCGGTTCCCGCGATGGCCGCGACGGCTCCGTCACCATTCATCAGGATGTCAGTCTCTACGCCACCACGTTGAGCGATGGCGATGCAGTGGCACACACCCTGACTCCGGGCCGAGTGGCTTGGGTGCAGGTGGCCCGTGGCGCAGTTAACCTCAACGGCCATGACCTCACCGCCGGAGATGGCGCTGCCGTCAGCGACCTCGACACCCTGAGCCTGACTGGGGCTGCTGATAAGACTGAGGTGCTGCTGTTTGATATGGCCGCCTAACAAACTTGCGGCGGCAGGGAAACTTCCGCTGCCGCCGCAGAATATCCGCAACAAAACCTGATCTTAACGAGAGGAAAGACCGATGGC is part of the Leptolyngbya subtilissima AS-A7 genome and encodes:
- a CDS encoding cyclic nucleotide-binding domain-containing protein → MTVSDRVIFLQERTPLSVLPEPTLEPLAQAIQTLTVAAGETVVEAGQPPQGLYILWEGKLGTEATLGGASFLPGAVLNLEPLLLDQPVEQTIQTLCDSTLWFIDRDPFQALVQQYPDILQTFTRQLVDVVKRLSSEAELEQERQAILRPYLVAKARRGVIGRSRYATRLRAQLREAAGDRKSVLIFGEPGLEKDNLAALIHFGSKQRQLPIIKVNCGQLQANGADLFGRAGGRMGLLAALGPGTLVLNNPRELGAELAEAIAELIETGQYRPVSRDGEIVPPVTAEARIILLAEQAVPVLDDVVGETIKVPPLRVRKADIEDWVNYYLSLISRRRSTGRLTLTPEAVRRLQSYDFPDNLRELGNLVERAAAQLSGGGLITEEIIWPAQSKKKQLRLNLLNRYPDLRRFLRSPWWPDRINYGITLTLFAVVIAVLWFGPQQRHENVALTVFWAWWWPLVLLSFPFVGRLWCAVCPFMIYGEVTQWISQKLFPGRLKRWPREAAEHWGGWFLFSLFTLILVWEEVWHLEDAAYLSACLLLLITAGAMIFSALFERRFWCRYLCPIGGMNGMFAKLSMTELRAQQGTCSAECTTYQCYKGGPKKGEGQETNGCPLYSHPAQLEDNRDCVLCMTCLKACPHRSVELNLRPPGIELWTTHRPRASEVALMFLLLGAVYLHRLPELQTQLGIQLPIDTVMGHSLVAFGVLALPALLPLSIEGAHWLWRKTQGLPRRPAVRLAYGYLPLVWAANLAHYLRLGLGEGGRILPVSLATFGASGGNLPVWVAHPAVVAFLQGVTLLLGMALSVWLTVKICRQSGPQRWIQHACTGLLGLSLWWLIPGF
- a CDS encoding LysR family transcriptional regulator, giving the protein MDKLESMRAFTQVVEAGGFAAAARKMDLSRSQVNKLVINLEEHLQTQLLQRTTRKVSPTDAGRAYYDRCLAILTDLEEAELALTRLHQEPRGSLRINAPMTFGTLHLAPLVVKFMAQYPDLYIELVLNDRRIDPIEEGFDITIRIAAQPPGPGLIAHMLAPCPLVVCAAPDYLQQRGIPAHPDDLKQHDCLHYGHRAQDNSWTLVGDEPHTVTISGPLCCNNGEVLRAAALEGLGIVMLPDFIVEEDLKVERLRPILADYPPPPINIYALYPVNRHLSAKVTRLVEFLAEKI
- a CDS encoding L,D-transpeptidase, yielding MALTNEEIAARVASFRQSNERWFQIDLSSQRLTAWEGGTPVYAVVVSTGKRSTPTVTGVFEVQSMHRTTRMRGADYDVPDVPWTMYFYRGYAIHGAYWHHNFGTPVSHGCVNVAVDHAQWLYNWADLGTPVVVQH
- a CDS encoding pirin family protein encodes the protein MIKVRPANERGAANFGWLDSHHTFSFGNYYDPKHMGFASLRVINEDKVTPSQGFGTHGHRDMEIITYVLDGALEHKDSLGTGSVIRPGDVQRMSAGTGIRHSEFNASDTNPVHFLQIWILPETEGIDPGYEQISIAPAAKQGQLRLVGSRDGRDGSVTIHQDVSLYATTLSDGDAVAHTLTPGRVAWVQVARGAVNLNGHDLTAGDGAAVSDLDTLSLTGAADKTEVLLFDMAA